The Panicum virgatum strain AP13 chromosome 3N, P.virgatum_v5, whole genome shotgun sequence genome includes the window TCCAGCTTAAGCTTTTTAAGATAGATGCGGAATATTTGATCACGACCCTTTATATCTGGCTTGTCGATTGTTATCTGGCGATCAAACCTTCCTGGCCTCAACAATGCCTTATCCAGGATGTCAGGCCTATTTGTCCCAGCAAGAACAACGACACCAGAAGTTGTTCCAAATCCATCCATTTCTACAAGCAGCTGGTTCAAAGTACTCTCACGTTCATCATTTGAGCCTGAAAAACCTCCACGTCCTCTTGCACGACCAATAGCATCAATTTCATCAATAAATACAATACTAGGAGCACACTGTCGAGCTTCTTGGAACAAGTTCCGTACCCTGGATGGTCCAACACCAACAAACATTTCCATGAAATCTGAACCAGAAATAGACAAAAAGGGCACACCAGACTCTCCTGCAGTAGCTTTGGCAAGAAGAGTCTTCCCTGTCCCAGGAGGGCCTACAAGCAGAGCACCTTTGGGTATTTTAGCTCCCAACTCTTCATACTTCTTGGGGTTTTTAAGGAAATGCACAAACTCCATTATTTCTTGTTTAGCTTCATCACAACCAGCTACATCCTTAAAAAACACCTGGACCAACAAAAAAGCAAGTGTTATTGAAAAGACAtattcaagaatttcaagaagCTTGCAATTTTTTTCTTAAGAAAATGGTAAATCTACTGTAAAATACTAAAATTAAGCAAGTGGAGTTTCAGAGCTCAAAAGTTAGCCTGTCTGTGATAAAACATTTTTGTTGTTACCATAAAAAATAGAGCCAAGCAAAAGTGTTAACATAgtgacaaaagaaaagaaacaacacaccttatttttggaatttttgtCCATCTTTGTCACAGTAGCTTTTCCAATGTTGAAAATACCACCTCTTCCCTTCCCAGGACCACCTCCAATGCTGAAACCACTCTGCATCCTTTTCCCCATCAAATATATCAATCCAACAAGAAATGCTGTTGGGGCAAACCTCATAACTTCTTGGAACCAATTTACTTCAGCAACATAAGTTACTGGGACAAAATCATGTGGATCTATTCCCATCGCTTCCTGGGCTTCCTCTAACTTCTCTTCAAAGGAATCAACACTACCAATATTGAAGTAATACTTGCATCTGCTAGGAGCAGGCTTGCCTGGAACATCAGTGGTAGAAATATGGGTATCTCTATTTTGACCTTGGCTCTTTGGCTGTGGTGAATTCCTGATATAAACCTTTGCCACTGATTTATTTGAAACAACAATGCGATCAACTAAACCAGGTTCTAGTAGCTTGTTCTTGAACTCTTGGAAGCTTATCTGCAGATATTTGAAACAAACGGTATTGTAATGACCATTAACTATAGTACATGTCCCATCCAATATCGACACACTCAAGGGAACATATATGCTTATGATCAAATGATATTGTTGGACAAAATTACCAATTACACAAAATAAAGAGCTCCCAATATCACATTCACATTCAAAGGCTAGTAAAAGAAAACTTCAGGTACAAAGCACATGACAGCAAACTAACGATTCTGCTGCACAGGACACTAAGAGTCTAAGACAGATATACCAGCACAAGTGGATCAGAGGAAGAACTTCAAGTTAGACCAGTAAATTACACAACGGCTATTCTGCAATAGCGTATTGTCCACACTCTATACAGACAACATCTCTCCCTCGTTTATATGTGTAGTCAGAATGTGAAAACCATGTAAGTGGAAAGTGATGATACTCTAGCTACTATTTCTCATGTTCATGATAAAAATCCAGTTATAAGTACAGTGCTAGCCCATAGCACTCCTTGTGTATATTATCTAATGCTAGCTAACTAATATTGGAAACCTGACTGTAGCTGTTAGTGGCTTAAATACAGAACTTAGACTTTTAAAGTCATTCCGGTGGTGATATAGTCTTTTTTGAAAGGATTGAAAGACTAATATTTGGAAGGCAAGAAACGATGCTGTATTTGAAAGGATTGCTCCCAGTGTTGATAAAGCCCTCTTGCTTGCAAGGGAAGAAGCTGAACTATGGACGCTTGCAGGTGCAAAACGGTTAAGTGCAGTGGTCGCTGTCGTGCTACCTGACTAGGAATTGCTAGCGACAGCCTAGtagtgttgttgttgttctttttGGCGCCAGTGTAATGTAATGTCTGTTTGAACCGCCAATGGCTGGGGCAGTGGTGTGTGTTTTGGGTGTGTAGTGGTGTGTGTATTTGGCTATTTTAGCCTTTCCtcttcttaatgcaatgatatgcagctctcctgcatattCAAGAAAAAATATAGTATTTTTTCCTCCATTTCTTCTGAATCTTTCAGGGCAAACTAATTATGCAAGTGTGAACCgaaccaaaaaaaaacacaggTCTACTGTTTATCTGTTCTATGGAACTAAACATAGCTCAAGAAACATAGGTTATCAGGAAAAGAGCAAATGAACTAATGATTTGCAGAATTATTTCCAGCAGAGTTAACAAAGTAAACTCACCTCCTTCTGTTCTGCCGTGCCAGACGACATGGATGTGAGCATCAGGCCAAGAATTAATAGAGGCGCAAGGAAATTCTGCAGATGTTTCATAGCACTCTCCTGGAAATTCCATCTCTCGTCTGTATTAGATTCCTCTGCGGACCACAAGGTTGCAGTCCCATCAAAAGCGAAATAGTTAGCACTGAATTCATAAACCTACGAATAGAAGCACAGTGCGCAAAAAACATTTGTCCATTTCTAGTCAACAACCATGTCAAATGATCAGTAAAACTATTCGCCAAAGCAGTTGCAGCATATGAAAATCCATAATCACATGCCGATTGCACATCTTGTTGGTCAAATATATTCACCGATTCCATTTTCTACGAGTGCATCAAAAGCTACACTTTGTCTGAACTATCCCGTGTATCCATAACAGGCTACCCTCCTCTACACGAACGTGAGAAGCATGGGGGAAACTTACGCTTCGATTCAGACTTTTTACTCCCATCTCCTTTTGGCACCTCCTCCTTCTTACCCTTAGGGTAGTAGTTCTCGTAATCTAACagcagaagaaaagaaaaaccttTAAAAAGCAGGGCCATCAAACCCAACGAAAACCGCACAGAGGAGGAACGCACTCTTCTTGGACTCGTCCGAGAAGAGCCGCCGGAACTGCGGGCTGGCGAGGAGGCATCTCCAATCCACGGCCTTGCCCGCGGCGGGCCTCGCAAgatccgccgccgacgccgcggtcAGGTACCCCCGGACAAATCCTAACCCGCCGCCCTCCCCGCcatggaccggcggcggcggcagcggcggcgcgggcggcgaccgGGCCCCGCCGAGGCCCCCGAGCTGGAAACCCTAAAAAGGAGCAGCGAAAGGACCGTCAGAGCTCCGCCCCCACACCGGGGACGCCGGCGGACGCGCCGCGAGAGGATAGGGGcccggggagggagaggggagacTCGCCTGGCGCGGGCGGGAGGAGCGCGCGGACCTGCCGACGGCGCGGGCGAGGGAGGCGAGCGTCATgtcagccgcggcggcgccgtgcgcATGGAAGGGAAGAGCTAGGCGGGGGGCGGGGCGTCCGGATCCGCGCGACGGGGAGGGGGGGCCGCGTCGAGTAGGGACTAGGGAGAGATGCGTTCTGTTCCGAGATTTTTTGGTGCGTGGGTGTGGGGCGGGCGCAGCTAATGAGCGCGCGCGCGCTAGGAGTCGTATCGGCGCTCGATCTCAGACAGCTAACGACTTTCCTTTTTAGGTAAATTTCTTTCTTCATAATTTTCTACTTTTGGAAAATTAGTtctaatatatatgtgtacaaCTTTTTTCAGACAAATATCAGGTGATCTTTTTTCAACATAACTGCTAAATGATATATTTTTAGCATAACTTTTATGAtacttataattttttaatttttacatATAATTTTTCAAACTAACTTTTTATAGGATAACTTTTTTAAACGGCATGTACAAATTTCACACATAACTTTTTCAGCCTTCTTACTAAATGGTAACTTTGAACATAACTTTCACGCACAACTTTGGAGCATAAGTTTGTCGAAAGCTTGTAAAAATACAACTTATCGAGATaagttttttaaaatttttttgcagaGGATAATTTTTCAGCACAACTTCTATGAAATTTTTTCCTAAAATCTTTGTCAAGAAAATTTCTCAAGAGAAAATATAGTAGAAATATCTTATCATCAGCAACGTACGGTAGTGTTTACCAAAAAAAACAAGATAGCTGCGACCATTACGAAACACAGAGAGGAAAAAATAGAAAGTGAAAAGAAAAAGTAAATCAACCTTAGCTTGTCACGTGGGTGGGTATGGATAGGCGGAGTGGGGGACAGCTGCATCGCGCGCCAGGAAGTTTAATAGCGCGCGATGGTTGTTTTGGATTTGCCGTGTGGGGCGCGCGGCGTGTCGGGGCGTCGTCCGTCTGCTCTGttgtgaggaggaggaggaggggtcgctcgtcgccgcggcggcgggtgggcgTGCCCGTGGTTCGGgggcgcgggtgcgggtgcgggcgggccggcggcgctcccgggATCGGGTGAGTTTGGCTTGGCGTTGCGCGGTTTGCCTGTTTCCACCGCGTCTacgagcaggggagggagggaaaaaGCTGGCTCGGAAAAGATCTCAGTTCGCGTTGGCTGGACTCGGAATGGGGTTGGTTGGTGCCTGGATTCTCAGTAATTCTCGTCACTTGAAAATAGGAGTACTGAATATggcctgaatttgatttgaattcttttGCTAACGAAGAATATGAACTCCTCTGCGTAGAAAAATGTTGGTTCTGAGGGTACGGCATGTAGGCTTGGTGAGGATTGTACCACGAGGGCAAAGTTGCGACCTGGAAACGGCTGCCGGTTGGCTCGTCGCGGTCCACAACTCCTTTGCCTCCCCCACACCGATCTTGTTTcccaagaaagaagaaagagaggcTGGATTTCTTTGAAGCGGGCGACTCGGACAAGGCCCGATGCTCGCGAAGATGACTGGCAGCTTGCGAAGATGTGGGAAAGGGAGATAGCGATTAGCGAAGCGGTGACGTTAACACATGTGCCATGTGGACGAGCTTCTTGTACCAGAGGGACGACCGGGCAAttctattcatcgcgcgcgcTACTGTGTGCAATCCTATCGCAGAAGAGCTTCGCGCCGCTCGTTTTCAGTCCGTCTCGCTATTCTGGTGGCCCATTTAGCTAGGCGGCCCATATTAAGGTCGTGGTCTGTCTTTTCATTTCCAGATGCCTGCTTTTTCCTATCCCCTGTTCCTTCCATTTCGGTATCTCAGTTAGGGTTTCCTCATCGAGGCGATTCTGATTTTCTCCCATTTCCCGTGGATTCCTGTTAGTTGCCTCCGTCCAAGCATCTTTGAAGGGTTGATTTCATTCCTCCAACTTTGTTTCCTTCTACTTCTTcgcttcatcttttttttttgtctcgcATCAGTGTTTTCCTCTTTCGCTTTCCGCATTCATCTGTTTCATATTCGGTTGGAGATTTGTTCAGGTAGCCTTGTTCCTAGTGTAGTATCGAACACTTTCAGCGTTTTATCTAGATTCTCATCTGGTTCCAATACTTTTTTGTGTACGAATTGCATCTCAATTGATATGTGCTGTCATCTTGATACTCATCTCGTTCCAATTTATTTTCTGTACGAAATGTATCTCAAATCAAATGTGCAGTTAGCTAGATATGTATCTGGATCCAATACTTTCTTTGTGTGTACGAAATGTATCTCAATTTTCAATTGTGAAGTTAGCTATATGGTCGAGATGTATCGCTTTTGATAATCTGAATTATCTTTGTCCTTTTAGAATGTATACCTGCAACGTTTTTGAAACTTGCTTGTATCGCAAATCCATATGTTAATTTTGTTTATCTTATTTCATATTTTAGTAATTAGTTTTTACTGTTAATTATGCTCCTGGATCCATGCAATTGTTCCAGTTTTTTAGTATTATACATTCATCTTGCTATTGACCCCCCATCTTTTGTATATGCAGTTAATTCTAACTCATTGCTCTATTTTTCCCCCCTTGTTCGTTTTGATCATCTTAATATCATTTTAATTATTAATTCATTTTTAGTTTCGTGATTTAAGTTCTTCCCCATACTTTTTGAGGCGTCTGTTGATGGTGAAACTTTTCATCATGATAATTCTATGAACTCAGATATTGCTTCAGAGGCATACCATATATCAATTGGTTCATTTCAAGTGAGTTATTTTTTATACTTTTTTCGAACTGTGCATCAATTTTCTTTTGCTTTTTTAATcaatttcttttctttgcaGGTTCTACCCAGCTATAAAGCACTCATTAACCAGCACCGTGATTACTTGAAGAGTGATATTTCTGCACCCCTAAACGACTTCTGTTCTATCAGTTATTGACTTTTTCTGTTAGTTATGGAACTATAATACTATTTCTTGTTGTAGCATGTTATTtcttgtttaattttttttgggcTGCAGCACGTTGCCAACTTCTAGTTCAACACATGAATTCTAAAGCCaagctttttttcttttgagattTTACTTTGCTGGGCAGTTTGTGTCGCATGATTCAAGCTAAACAAAACTAAATGTATCTGTCTATTATTCTATGTTTGCTATAGAACATATCATGATTACAGTGCTTACCAAATTCACAATTGTTTTTGGGAATTTTCCCCTAATGTCAGAAATGATATTTTGGAATGGTTACCATCTTGTTTGGaacattttttttggaactTTGTGAATTGCTCTCGAGCAAAATTGATAACTTTGAAATGTTTACAAACatgtttgagaattttttgaaTGTTTAGGAACATTTTGAAAAGTTCTAATGTAACATTCTGAAATGTTTCCAAACAAATTCTTCAAGAACATTTTAAAATGTTCAAAACTTTTTTCTAAACATTTTCTAGCAACTATCCAAAACATTGTGAGTTGTTCTCAAAATATTTATTCATTTGACACTATTGAAATATTTACATACTTGTTCTGGGAACTTTTTGAATGTCTAGGAACATTTTGAAAAGTTCTAATGGAACATTCTGTAATGTTTCCGAATAGATTCTTCAGGAACATTTTGAGTCTAATGGAACATTCTGAAATGTTTCCAAACAAATTCTTCAGGAACATTTTGAAATGTCTTTGTTCGGGAACATTTTCAATGTTCATGAACATTTTTAAAAAGTTCTAAGGGAACATTCTGAAATGTTTCCAAACAAAATCTTCAAGAACATTTTAAAATGTTCAAAACTTTCTTCTGAACATTTCTAGCAATTTTTATCCAGAACATTGTGAGttgttttcaaatattttttcacTTGACACTTCGAAATGTTTACAAATTTGTTCGGAAACTTTTTTTGAATGTTCAGGAATATTTTGAAAAGTTCTAATGGAACATTCTGAACTGTTTCCAAATAAATTCTGCaggaattttttaaaatattcaaaactTTTTTCTGAACATTTCTAGCAACTATCCAGAACATTTCCTTAACAATGCTACTACTGTAAGTTATTGTACACTATTTCTGTTTTTCAGTTTTCTTAAATTTCAGTTCCTCAATAACCCTTTTCCCATATTTTTGTCCTTTTGgctgaaatttttttcaacgTTGGCTGTGGGTTAAATGTGTTatgttgttttttttaaaaaaatgtgttATGTTGTTCATTTTTCTCCATTGGTTTCTTTCATGATATGTAATCTCAACTATATTGCTTATATAGAATGTAGGTTTCTTCTAGATTAGCAGATGTCAGCAAGCAAATCTACATAAGCAGTAGAGTGACAGAGGCTTCGTCAGGAGTTCAGCATATGGTGTATTTTTCGTTTCAAGTTTCTTCATGAAACCAGTTTTTTGTGGCTGCTGCTTGATGCTACTTGATGACAGAGGTTTCGTCAGGAGTTCAACAGTTTTTTTATGGTGCTACTTCGATGCTTAGTAACACCAGTTTGTGAATAATTTAGTTTATAAAGCTACGATCAGTAACCTTTTTAATGTTGCGAGAAACGGCCTTGGTTGGCAGAAGTTCTGCAAAGTTTTAATTAGATACATTTCCAAGTGATTCTGCTAAGATCAGTTTTTCATGGTTGCTACAGATCAGTTTAATTTGTTTCATTGAACACTTTCAAAAGGACACTGTGAAATATTTTCCGAACAAATATGGAATGTACAAGATATAGAAACATCCCGGTAACAACATGTATTTTCAAACTTAATGAGCCGGTCGAACTTATGTAGTCTATATTCGATTAATGGGCCGAGCCCATCTTTTCGTGTCCGATTCCTCACGCGCGCTGCGCGCGCCACCCGCACCAACGCTTTCTGCGACGTGATCGACTGAAGTCGCATAAAGCGACGAATAGACGCCCCCGGGACGACCCCCCTTTAATAACACCGAGGAACCGCTTCCGTGGGGTCTGGGCCGTGCAATATGGATCAGCGTGATGGCGTTGCGCGCACTTTAGAAAGTTCTGAAAATCTTAAAACATCGAAGCAGGCTGCAAAAGAGTTAGATTAATAAAAGTTTCGGTTTCAGTGGGATTTGAGAATCCAAAGTAAGTTTTCGAGcgaattttaaaaaaatgtctGTGTGCCCAATATTGGTGGCCTAAACATAACCTTCATTTTTCAAAATGTCCGTGTGTTCAATATTGGTAGCCCAAACACAACCTCCATCATATTCCACGGGGTCCGTACACGGAAATCCTATCTAtcttttggaagaaaaaaatctACTCATCTTCCGGTGTATAAGATTCGTGCAGCTTTCCTACATCGTCCAATTCAAATGATATTTTAGTTGCGAGAGGCCAGGCCACGAGTAGATGAGCGACACGTGCAACCAGTTCTACGTAGAAAATCAGCTTAGGGTGCATGGCATATCCACGTGTTGGGGAAAGAACGGAGGTGGGTGGACGTTAAACGTTTTCCTATTTTGAAATGATTTTTTCCCTAAACTATACATTCAATTTAAAATCCGTCTGAACCATAATGTTCGTGGCAATTAATACTACAGAATGAGATCCAAtatgttatttttatttttttattttagtatTTCAATATTTTAATATACTAGTTCAACATCTTCAATATATCACTCCAACATTTGTATTatactatttcaacatttttaaaatgttgaattagtaTTTTCGAATTGTTGAGTTACTTTTTTCAAGATATCAATTCAGTTTGTTAAGGTTGTTGAATCCTGCACTACAATAATTAGTAGAACAAACAAAACTAAAGATGATAAAAAATAAAGCACGGTGGGCTGAGCCTCCTTACGCGCTGACGAAAAAAGGCAGCGTCCCCGCACTTTGTCTGGTTCACGTGCTGTTTGCTACCGTTGTCCAATTGGACCATACGTTGCTGGGCTTCGGTTCATGGGATGTGCGATCGTTAAAGTTTCTATCACacggaagatatataggatcCCCCGTCCGTACACACCAGGTCGGCTAAGGTTTTTCTTTTCGGACTTGCTAGCGTCCTAACGTTTGATGAGAACTTTCCCATCAGATGGTCCATTGTAATATCAAAACAAAACATCTGCAACATAAAAAAAGTGCAATATTAAAAAATgcaataaaaaactaattaaatCGTTTGACTCTAGAAAAATTGCCGCCACAATATGAACACCATGTTTCATGCAACCATAAAACATGCAGAAATAATAATTGTAACATCGAGATCAACTACTGAaccatactccctccgtcctgaaatgtaaggcATCCTGGGAGTGTTTTACTGTGTCCAGATTCATAGAATGTTCAATGAATCTGGACATACAGTTTGTCTAGATTCAGAGAATGTTCAATGAATCTAGTAAAATGTCAGGATGCCTTACATttcaggacagagggagtatgtcAGAgcatctgatttttttttctccatcgAACGTCTGTATCTTAGCatttttgtttccttttctATTATAGCCAGGTCGACTAAGGTTGGATTCGCTGCAGTCGGCAAGGCAAGCCTAGCCTGCAACAATTTTTGCAGCCACGGCCTAGCCGCATCGACCGAATGGGCTCGCATCTATGAATCTCACCTGATCTGGCCggcccagccagcagcagcaggccatcATCATATATGGCCATATGGGCCCGTGCAATGTGTATACTCTTCATGTAGGCCCATGTACTCACAACCaaagtctcaaaaaaaaagtgtgcATATTATCTGGTTTGCTGTTTGCTCGTCTCAACTTTGAATTATACGTCAGAAGATGATATGCTAGTACTAAAACGGCTCCCTAGTCCCCTCTTTTCGAAACTCTATAAAAAACATTGCTATTTCCCATAGAACTAAATTTAAAAAATCGTGAGACAGTAATGTAGTTAGATGAATTTGCTAGTGCTTATTACTATATAACATGGTTGTTCTTAGGGTGATAATCTAGTGTGACACCGTCCTCATCGCGATGGTTGTTGCCTTGGCGTGGCATGGTCTGCTTGTATCCGccctttttttttaacaaactGAACATGAGAGGGGGATGTCCAACATAAAAATATAGATGTTCACCATAAAAGCAAGGCTAATGGCTTAGTCTGCTGCTGGGTGTAAGAATTTTTGCAGCTCATCTCTCAATCCATTTGTGTAGTTGTTTAGTTCTCCACCATTAATATATGGCCCACTTGTGTAtctcatatttttttttgatttttatgTCGAAGCTGGTTGTAAGCTTACAATCCACTTCTCCTCTCTAtcatcttctctctcctccacctcagcaTTCAGCCTACAGATAGTAggccataatacttgctctaagcaGATGTTGTACCTCTGTTGCCTCAAGAGATCCAGGAGACCTGGAGCACTGCAAGCCTGCCATATCTTCTGCGTTATGACATTATTGTCAAGACACCACTGCACATCTGCACTAGTGGTCAGACTCAGAACCCCCCACTCACCTTGGGCGTTCAGTATTACCGAACCGATCTGTTGACatcattttttgacacgtgtcaaggaagatgATTTTTGTGAAGAGGAGGTGGCCAATTTAGGAGAAACCAAAAGTTGCACAATGTTGGAATCGGCAGATGGAGTCCGTCCAATGGGCCAGAAGAATATGCTTTGAAGATACTGATCCGCTAGCTCTGGTATCCGACCGAttgagagttgccgatgaagtcaagggaggaggagaggatccggactctacgagaatcttgatgattcggttgtagtatttaaagtagtttatttttatatagtcttttcttttaagtcaagtaatgtttgccataatcggctaggacttgatagcgctaggctatatatatataaatatatatatatatatcagttgtaagggaccggagaaacttgatacacatccaatacaacaaactttacaatttatTTGCACTTTTTCAGTGACTTcgtcttttctcttctttttttcgacgagttctttcaagtttatcaaggacgtctcacattcgagcgacttgatttgctggtgagttttcattttaccgagtatatttgagctttagctacagggcacatcgctgtggcttcgttcaaatctattcaaaagttatcgagtttatctaggctttgacttccgggcttatcgctgtcgtctcgtctagatttattcaccaattatcgatatcggctagatttgtaggttttcctatattttttggccattatcacatctaaaaacatactagatcggctttaggttttggagtgacacttttgttatctcaagagccgttttagatctgtttttagctttgcatcatctaaattacacattcgtagcttagatcttgtcatacacaCGTGATCGGCTATCCAAAAGTTGGTTTTGTTGtctagtgtatcggctgatct containing:
- the LOC120665255 gene encoding ATP-dependent zinc metalloprotease FTSH 8, mitochondrial-like, with the protein product MTLASLARAVGRSARSSRPRQGFQLGGLGGARSPPAPPLPPPPVHGGEGGGLGFVRGYLTAASAADLARPAAGKAVDWRCLLASPQFRRLFSDESKKNYENYYPKGKKEEVPKGDGSKKSESKQESNTDERWNFQESAMKHLQNFLAPLLILGLMLTSMSSGTAEQKEISFQEFKNKLLEPGLVDRIVVSNKSVAKVYIRNSPQPKSQGQNRDTHISTTDVPGKPAPSRCKYYFNIGSVDSFEEKLEEAQEAMGIDPHDFVPVTYVAEVNWFQEVMRFAPTAFLVGLIYLMGKRMQSGFSIGGGPGKGRGGIFNIGKATVTKMDKNSKNKVFFKDVAGCDEAKQEIMEFVHFLKNPKKYEELGAKIPKGALLVGPPGTGKTLLAKATAGESGVPFLSISGSDFMEMFVGVGPSRVRNLFQEARQCAPSIVFIDEIDAIGRARGRGGFSGSNDERESTLNQLLVEMDGFGTTSGVVVLAGTNRPDILDKALLRPGRFDRQITIDKPDIKGRDQIFRIYLKKLKLDNEPSFYSQRLAALTPGFAGADIANVCNEAALIAARSEQTQITMQHFESAIDRIIGGLEKKNKVISKLERRTVAYHESGHAVAGWFLEHAEHLLKVTIVPRGTAALGFAQYVPNENLLMTKEQLFDMTCMTLGGRAAEQVLIGKISTGAQNDLEKVTKMTYAQVAVYGFSEKVGLLSFPQRDDGFEMTKPYSNQTASIIDDEVREWVGKAYKRTVELITEHKEQVAQIAELLLEKEVLHQDDLTRVLGERPFKAAEPTNYDVFKQGFQDDDDKSQAPAKNAELPDDDASPSLGEVVPT